A region of the Oceanihabitans sp. IOP_32 genome:
TTGCGTGTTTTTTATTTTGAATTTTCAAAAGCTACTCAATAATGTAGCCATTAAAAAAACATCAAAAACTTAAATATGAAAGATAAGAGGGTATTGTACGTATCATCTGAAGTAGTGCCTTATTTGCCAGAGACTGAAATTTCTTCAATGTCTTTTGAGGCGCCTAGATTAGTAAACCAACAAGGAGGGCAAATTAGAATTTTTATGCCTAGGTACGGTAATATAAATGAAAGAAGACACCAGTTACACGAAGTTATTAGATTATCTGGTATAAATCTTGTGATTAACGACCTAGATATGCCACTTATTATTAAGGTGGCCTCAATACCAAAAGAGCGTATTCAAGTTTATTTTATTGATAACGACGAGTATTTTAAGCGCAAAGCTACACTAACGGACGAGAATGGGGAGTTATTTCCAGATAACGACGAGCGCGCTATTTTCTTCGCAAAAGGCGTTGTAGAGACCGTAAAAAAATTAAATTGGGCACCAGATGTTATTCACGTTCATGGGTGGTTAGCCTCGCTATTGCCGCTCTATTTAAAACAGTTTTATAAAGACGAACCTCTCTTTACCGAAAGTAAAATTGTGACCTCGGTATACAATCAAAGCTTCGAAGGTTCGTTAAACAAAGACATGATTAACAAAATTAAGTTTGATAAAATTGATGAAGCCGTTATTAAAACTTTAAAAGATCCAACGTATAACAATTTGATGAAAATTGCAATTGATCATTCTGATGCTGTTATTATTGGTTCTGAAGATATTCCTGAAAACATTGCATCTCATATAAAAGCTTCAGAAAAACCTGTTTTAGAGTATAAAAGTAAAGATGAATTTGGCGATGCTTACACCGCTTTTTTTAATACAGAGGTTTGTGTTTAGAAACCTGAACTCGATACGGTAAAATAGATAATTAAACACGAAAAAACGTCACAGTAATATACTAAAATTAATGAAAAAAACATTTAAAAACCTAAGAGTTTCTGGCATTTTATTACTAGTTATGGCACTGTTTCTTGCCTGCGATGAAGAGTTTAACAGTATTGAAAGTGATGTTTTAGGTAAAAACAATGCTAATTTTAACACCAATACGTTAGATTATCCCATAGTGGCATACAACAAGAAATTAGCCGCCCTGAAAATTAACGACTTGTCGTCCAACTTGCTTGGTGTTTTTAACGATCCTGCTTATGGTCAAACTGCTGCAAGTGTTATTACCCAAGTGATTCCTGCCTCAACAAGTCCTAATTTTGGAACTAATCCGGTTATTGACTCTGTAGTTTTAAACATACCGTATTACAGCAAAGAAGTGGGTTTTGAAACAGGGACTTCTAATGCCATATATTCAATAAAAGATTCTGTTTATGGGAGTGATCCCGTTAAATTAACTATTTACAGGAGTAATTATTTTTTGAGGGATTTCGATCCGAACTCACAGTTTAACGATCCTCAAAACTACTATTCCAATGCGAGTAGCTCGGTAAACTATGTCCTTGATGGTACCAGTACGGTAAATTTTGACGACCATATTTTGGCAACTTTAAAAGATACCGTTTTTACCCCAAGTTCTGCACCCATTATTACCACAACGGGAACAGGTGCTGATAGCGTAAATGAGCGGTCGGCACCGGCGTTTAGAACGTTATTAGACAATTCCTACTGGAAAACTGTAATTTTAGATCAAGAAAATTCACCTTTTTTAAGTAGTGCAAATAATTTTAAAGATTATTTTAGAGGATTGTATTTTAAAACCGAGGCAGTCAATGGCTCTGGTAGTATGATGCTTTTAAATTTTGCGAATGCCAATATTACTATCTATTACTCCAAAGATTCGGCTGTAAGTGGTGAGCGAGATCAAGATACCTATGTGTTAAACTTTGTTAGTAACAGTACGTCTGTAATACGCTTAAATACCTTTATAAATAATTTTAATATAACGCTAGCCGATGGTGATAAAAACTTAGGCGACAACAAGCTGTATTTAAAAGGCACCGAAGGATCAATGGCTGTAGTAGACCTGTTTGGAGGTATGGTAGATTGTAATGGTACTTTAGAAACAGCACTTGATTGTTTTAAAAAAACTTACAGAAAATTGGATGACAACGGAAACTATTTACCTAAGGAAAACGGAAACTATCCTATTAAAAGACTTATAAACGAAGCGAATCTTGTAATTTATGAAGATGAAACTATGGCCACTGGCGGAGATTCTGATTTTCATAAGTACGACAGGATATATGCTTACGATATTAAAAACAACATTCCAACTATCGATTACGCGCTTTTCGACGAGACGGAAGATACGTCTAACCCTTTATTTTCTAAATTCCAAAGTCTGGGGGTTCGTTCAAAAGATGAAAACGATAATTTTAGATATAAAATACGACTTACAGAGCATTTAAATAACATTTTATTAAAAGATTCAACCAATACAAAGCTGGGATTGGTGTTATCTACAAATGTTAATGTAACGCGTACAGTCAATATTCTGGATAGTCAAGATGAGGTTACTCAAGTGCCTTCTACGGCGTTGTTAGCACCTAGAGGAACTATTTTGTACGGTTCGAATGTGGCTGCGCCAAATGAATCGAAAAAAATGAGACTTGAAATCTTTTTTACAGAGCCAAACTTATAATAAGTCAAGATTACCAATAGGTTATTTTCATATTGTACATTGGCGGACTTTGAAAAGGGTTTGTTAATGATAAATAATAACCTGGTTATCGCGTGAAATACAAAAACCTTTTACAGTAAATTTTCTGCATTGAAAACTCTGTAAAAGGTTTTTTTGTTTTTGTTATGGTGTTTTTAAAACAAACCATTTAGGTTCTCATACGTTAAAAAGCGCTGAGGTGCGTTATAAAAAACATGAAGTTCCTGTGCTATTTTGTTATTAGTTCTTAATTTTATCAGATATTTGTTAAGTTTTAAATAAAATTAAATTTTTGTTATGTGTGGAATTGTTGGATATATAGGACATAGAGAGGCTTACCCTATTATTATTTCGGGGCTTAAGCGTTTAGAGTACAGAGGGTATGATAGTGCTGGAATTGCATTATATGATGGTAATGATCTTAAAGTCGCTAAAACAAAAGGTAAAGTCTCAGATCTTATAGAAAAATCCTCAAAAGAAATTACTAAGACAGGATCTATTGGTATTGGTCATACAAGATGGGCAACCCATGGTGCTCCAAACGATGTAAACTCACATCCGCACGCTTCAAATTCGGGCGATTTGGTTATCGTTCATAACGGTATTATTGAAAATTACGAAGGCCTTAAAAAGGAGCTGATGGCCCGAGGTTATACTTTTAAATCGGATACAGATACCGAGGTTTTAATTAATTTAATTGAAGACGTAAAAAAGAAGGAAAACGTAAAATTAGGCAAGGCTGTGCAGATTGCCCTAAATCAAGTAATAGGTGCCTATGCCATTGTTGTTTTCGATAAAAACAAACCCAACGAATTTGTTATTGCACGCTTAGGTAGTCCCTTAGCTGTTGGGATTGGAAAGGACGAGTTTTTTATTGCAAGTGATGCCTCCCCGTTTTTAGAATATACTAAAAATGCCATTTATCTAGAAGATGAAGAAATGGCCATTGTTAGACCAGGAAAGGAAATAAAGGTTAGAAAAATTAAAGATGATTCCTTAGTTGTGCCTTACGTACAAGAGCTTCAAATGAATCTTGAGGAAATTGAAAAAGGGGGTTACGAGCATTTCATGTTAAAAGAAATTCACGAACAACCAAGAGCGATAAGGGATACTTACAGAGGTCGATTATTGAGTAATGAGGGCATTATAAAAATGGCTGGTGTTGAAGATAACATGAAAACCTTTTTAAACGCCAATCGAATCATCATAATAGCCTGCGGAACCTCTTGGCATGCCGGGTTGGTTGCCGAGTATATTTTTGAAGAATTTACGAGAATTCCAGTAGAAGTAGAGTATGCGTCTGAGTTTCGTTACAGAAATCCTGTAATTTATGAAAATGATGTGGTTATTGCCATATCACAATCGGGTGAAACGGCCGATACCTTAGCGGCTATTAAATTAGCAAAATCTAAAGGGGCTTTTGTTTTCGGAGTTTGTAATGTTGTGGGATCTTCTATTGCTAGAGAAACACATGCTGGGGCATATACCCATGCTGGTCCAGAAATTGGTGTAGCCTCAACTAAAGCGTTCACAACTCAAATTACGGTGTTAACGCTTATGGCTTTGCGTTTAGCTCGAGCTAAAGGCACCATGTCTAGTTCAGTTTTTAGAAGTTATTTATACGAATTAGAACTTATTCCTCAAAAAATTGAAGAACTTTTAAAGGTTGACGAGCACGTAAAAAACATAGCTAAACAATATTTGCTTTCTACCAATTGTTTATACTTGGGTAGAGGTTATAACTTTCCGGTGGCTCTCGAAGGCGCCCTAAAATTAAAGGAGATATCTTACATACATGCTGAAGGCTATCCTGCAGCCGAAATGAAACACGGTCCTATTGCTTTAATTGACGATAGAATGCCCGTAATTGTCATTGCACCTAGTAAAGGGCATTACGAGAAAGTGGTTAGTAATATTCAAGAGATTAAATCCAGAAAAGGTAAAATTATTGCCATTGTAACCGAAGGGGATACAGCGGTAAAAGAAATTGCCGATCATGTTATTGAAATTCCAGATACCGAAGAGGCACTATCACCGCTATTAGCGACCATACCTTTACAATTAATATCCTATTATATTGCCGTAATGCGTAATTGTAATGTGGATCAGCCTAGAAATTTGGCTAAATCTGTAACGGTTGAATAATTAAAATTCTCGGGCAATCTTGGATTTGATGCTGGACACTTATTTTTGATGAGATGCCCTCTTTAGTCCGTAATTTTTTCAAGACCATAATTTTAATATTTATTAGTATATGTCAAATTCATCTAAATTTATTGCATATTTTTTTATGATTTCATGAGGAAATCATATTTTATATTTTTATATTGCTTACTTAACCAATTAAATTAAATCTTATTAAATGAAAACTATACTCCCGTATTTACTATTGTTATGTTTTGGATTGTCTTATTCCCAAACTACAATATCCGGATCAGTTAACGACGATAGTGGCCAGCCGCTTCCCGGAGCAAACCTTATTGTTGCTAACACCTCTATAGGAACTGTAACCGATTTTGACGGTAGATTTACACTTAACGTAAATCAAAGCCTACCCTTTACTGTACAAGCCAGTATGGTTGGTTTTGAAACTGTTAGTATTACCGTTACCAGAAACAATCAGGTATTAAATTTTGTTCTCAAAGAGGGAACAGCACTAGATGAGGTAGTAATATCTGCATCTAGAACCCCAGAACGTATTTTCGAATCGCCAGTAACGGTAGAGCGTTTTGGATTAAAAGAAATTCGAAATACAGCATCCTCTAATTTTTATGGTGGTTTAGCCAATTTAAAAGGCGTGGATGTAAATACGAGTAGTTTAACCTTTAATTCTGTAAACACTAGGGGTTTTGCGACAACGGCTAACACCCGTTTTATGCAGCTTGTAGATGGTATGGATAATTCCACACCGGCCCTAAACTTTCCAATAGGTAATTTAGTGGGTTTAACAGAAACCGATGTTTTAAGTGTAGAATTACTCCCAGGAGCATCTTCAGCTTTATATGGAGCTAATGCCTTTAATGGTATTCTTTTTATGCGTAGTAAAAACCCTTTCGATCATCAAGGTATTAGTGCTTCCATCAAACAGGGAATCACATCTCAGGAGGCTGCGGGCGATAATCCTTATACAGATGTTAGTATTCGTGCTGCTTATAAATTTAGCGATAAGTTTGCAGGTAAGGTCAATTTTGGCTACTTAGACGGTACCGATTGGGCGGCAACTAGCGAGGTAGATAGCGACAGGTTTGGAGGTACAAGAGCTACCAATACAAATTACAATGGAATTAATGTTTACGGAGATGAGGTGTCTACGAATCTTAGAGCGGTAATTGAAAATCCTGATTTTTTAGCACAATTACCTAATCCAGCTCTAGTGAGTTTGGTGCCTTTAGTTAATGTGAGTAGAACGGGTTACAACGAAAAATTCTTAACCGACAATAAAGCCCAAAGTATCAAAGCAGATTGGGGATTGTATTACCGCCCTATAACAGATAGTAATTTTGAAGTGTCTTATGTTGGTAAAGTAGGTACTGGTACAACCATATATCAAGGTACCAACCGTTACAATATAGATCGCTTCTTTCAAGAACAACATAAACTAGAATTTAAAAACGATAATTATTTTGTAAGAGGTTATGTAGTTTCAGATAAAGCGGGCGACTCTTACGATATGGTATTTACTGGAATTAATATTAACAGGTCTTGGAAACCTGATAATGTTTGGTTTGGTGAATACACAGGAGCATTAATAAATGCGACACTTGGAGGCGCTACTCAAGACGAAGCACATGCCATTGCCAGAGCGACAGCCGATACGGGTAGACTCGTGCCAGGCACCGCCGAGTTTGAAAATGCTTTCAATAGGGTTATTGGTAATCCAGATTTGGCTTCAGGCTCAAAATTCCAAGATGCCTCTAAGTATTATCATGCCGATGGGAACTACAACTTTAGCCATTTAATAGACTTTGCAGACATTCAAGTTGGTGGATCTTTTAGACAATACGATTTGAACTCTTTTGGATCTATTTATACAGATTACGATGGAAATATCAATTACAACGAGTTTGGTGTTTATACACAAATACAGAAAGATGTGGAGTTAAATGACATTATGGATTTAAAAATAACGGCTTCAGCGCGTTACGATAAATCGGAGTTTTTTAAAGGTTTTGTGTCGCCTAGATTGTCTTTAGGATTAACTCTAAACGAAAATCATAACATTCGAGCTTCGGCACAAACCGGATTCAGAAACCCAACCACACAAGATTTATTTATTGGTTTAGATGCTGGAAGAGCCATATTAGTAGGTTCGGCACCAGATAATTTAGATCGATACTCACGTGAATTTGAAGCTGCTAACGGTACAATTTACACGCAAACGGGTGCAGCGGCATATAACAATTCATATACAGCATCTTCTGTACAACAATTGGCTGCAACTGGAGACCCAACTGTTTTAGAAGTGGCTAATCCAAACCTTGTAACGCCAGAAAAAGTAACATCGGTAGAGATAGGATATCGTGGTAAGTTTAGTAATATTATTGTAGACTTTAGTACTTATTACAATAGTTACAAAGATTTTATTTCTTCAGAAGTTGTTATTGCACCATTATATGGTTCGGTAACCGATGGTTCTGCAATTCCGGCAATTGCTACAGGCGATTTTAAAACTTATAGTGCTTATACTAATTCTGATGTTAATGTAAATTCTTATGGAGCGTCTATAGGCTTGTCAACAAAAATATTTGGAGATTTTGACCTAGGAGGAAGCTATACCTTTACCAAGCAAGATTTTGATCAAGCGGCAAATCCAAATTTTGAGACTAACTTTAATACCCCAGAGCATAAATTTAAAGCCTCTTTTGGGAATACCGAATTGGTTAAGAATTTAGGCTTTAATGTGTCGTACAGATTTAGTGATGATTTTTTCTGGCAAGCCACCTTCGGTGATGGTATTGTTCCAGAATTTCATACGGTCGATGCACAAATTAATTATAAAATTCCAAGTTTAAAATCTGTCTTTAAAATAGGAGGGACAAACATAGGGGGTAAAGAATATTTCACGGTATTTGGTTCAGGCTTTATAGGCTCAATGTATTACGCTTCTTGGACCATTAACAACTTATAAAATTAGCAAAATGAA
Encoded here:
- a CDS encoding glycogen/starch synthase — translated: MKDKRVLYVSSEVVPYLPETEISSMSFEAPRLVNQQGGQIRIFMPRYGNINERRHQLHEVIRLSGINLVINDLDMPLIIKVASIPKERIQVYFIDNDEYFKRKATLTDENGELFPDNDERAIFFAKGVVETVKKLNWAPDVIHVHGWLASLLPLYLKQFYKDEPLFTESKIVTSVYNQSFEGSLNKDMINKIKFDKIDEAVIKTLKDPTYNNLMKIAIDHSDAVIIGSEDIPENIASHIKASEKPVLEYKSKDEFGDAYTAFFNTEVCV
- a CDS encoding DUF4270 domain-containing protein, which encodes MKKTFKNLRVSGILLLVMALFLACDEEFNSIESDVLGKNNANFNTNTLDYPIVAYNKKLAALKINDLSSNLLGVFNDPAYGQTAASVITQVIPASTSPNFGTNPVIDSVVLNIPYYSKEVGFETGTSNAIYSIKDSVYGSDPVKLTIYRSNYFLRDFDPNSQFNDPQNYYSNASSSVNYVLDGTSTVNFDDHILATLKDTVFTPSSAPIITTTGTGADSVNERSAPAFRTLLDNSYWKTVILDQENSPFLSSANNFKDYFRGLYFKTEAVNGSGSMMLLNFANANITIYYSKDSAVSGERDQDTYVLNFVSNSTSVIRLNTFINNFNITLADGDKNLGDNKLYLKGTEGSMAVVDLFGGMVDCNGTLETALDCFKKTYRKLDDNGNYLPKENGNYPIKRLINEANLVIYEDETMATGGDSDFHKYDRIYAYDIKNNIPTIDYALFDETEDTSNPLFSKFQSLGVRSKDENDNFRYKIRLTEHLNNILLKDSTNTKLGLVLSTNVNVTRTVNILDSQDEVTQVPSTALLAPRGTILYGSNVAAPNESKKMRLEIFFTEPNL
- the glmS gene encoding glutamine--fructose-6-phosphate transaminase (isomerizing) → MCGIVGYIGHREAYPIIISGLKRLEYRGYDSAGIALYDGNDLKVAKTKGKVSDLIEKSSKEITKTGSIGIGHTRWATHGAPNDVNSHPHASNSGDLVIVHNGIIENYEGLKKELMARGYTFKSDTDTEVLINLIEDVKKKENVKLGKAVQIALNQVIGAYAIVVFDKNKPNEFVIARLGSPLAVGIGKDEFFIASDASPFLEYTKNAIYLEDEEMAIVRPGKEIKVRKIKDDSLVVPYVQELQMNLEEIEKGGYEHFMLKEIHEQPRAIRDTYRGRLLSNEGIIKMAGVEDNMKTFLNANRIIIIACGTSWHAGLVAEYIFEEFTRIPVEVEYASEFRYRNPVIYENDVVIAISQSGETADTLAAIKLAKSKGAFVFGVCNVVGSSIARETHAGAYTHAGPEIGVASTKAFTTQITVLTLMALRLARAKGTMSSSVFRSYLYELELIPQKIEELLKVDEHVKNIAKQYLLSTNCLYLGRGYNFPVALEGALKLKEISYIHAEGYPAAEMKHGPIALIDDRMPVIVIAPSKGHYEKVVSNIQEIKSRKGKIIAIVTEGDTAVKEIADHVIEIPDTEEALSPLLATIPLQLISYYIAVMRNCNVDQPRNLAKSVTVE
- a CDS encoding TonB-dependent receptor, encoding MKTILPYLLLLCFGLSYSQTTISGSVNDDSGQPLPGANLIVANTSIGTVTDFDGRFTLNVNQSLPFTVQASMVGFETVSITVTRNNQVLNFVLKEGTALDEVVISASRTPERIFESPVTVERFGLKEIRNTASSNFYGGLANLKGVDVNTSSLTFNSVNTRGFATTANTRFMQLVDGMDNSTPALNFPIGNLVGLTETDVLSVELLPGASSALYGANAFNGILFMRSKNPFDHQGISASIKQGITSQEAAGDNPYTDVSIRAAYKFSDKFAGKVNFGYLDGTDWAATSEVDSDRFGGTRATNTNYNGINVYGDEVSTNLRAVIENPDFLAQLPNPALVSLVPLVNVSRTGYNEKFLTDNKAQSIKADWGLYYRPITDSNFEVSYVGKVGTGTTIYQGTNRYNIDRFFQEQHKLEFKNDNYFVRGYVVSDKAGDSYDMVFTGININRSWKPDNVWFGEYTGALINATLGGATQDEAHAIARATADTGRLVPGTAEFENAFNRVIGNPDLASGSKFQDASKYYHADGNYNFSHLIDFADIQVGGSFRQYDLNSFGSIYTDYDGNINYNEFGVYTQIQKDVELNDIMDLKITASARYDKSEFFKGFVSPRLSLGLTLNENHNIRASAQTGFRNPTTQDLFIGLDAGRAILVGSAPDNLDRYSREFEAANGTIYTQTGAAAYNNSYTASSVQQLAATGDPTVLEVANPNLVTPEKVTSVEIGYRGKFSNIIVDFSTYYNSYKDFISSEVVIAPLYGSVTDGSAIPAIATGDFKTYSAYTNSDVNVNSYGASIGLSTKIFGDFDLGGSYTFTKQDFDQAANPNFETNFNTPEHKFKASFGNTELVKNLGFNVSYRFSDDFFWQATFGDGIVPEFHTVDAQINYKIPSLKSVFKIGGTNIGGKEYFTVFGSGFIGSMYYASWTINNL